Proteins from a single region of Hordeum vulgare subsp. vulgare chromosome 6H, MorexV3_pseudomolecules_assembly, whole genome shotgun sequence:
- the LOC123402596 gene encoding probable nicotianamine synthase 4, giving the protein MDAQSKEVDALVQKITGLHAAIAKLPSLSPSPDVDALFTDLVTACVPPSPVDVTKLAPEAQAMREGLIRLCSEAEGKLEAHYSDMLAAFDNPLDHLGVFPYYSNYINLSKLEYELLARYVPGGIAPARVAFIGSGPLPFSSYVLAARHLPDTVFDNYDLCGAANDRASRLFRADKDVGARMSFHTADVADLTDELATYDVVFLAALVGMAAEDKAKVIAHLGAHMADGAALVVRSAHGARGFLYPIVDPQDIGRGGFEVLAVCHPDDDVVNSVIIAQKSNDVHEYGLGSGRGGRYARGTVVPVVSPPCRFGEMVADVTQKREEFAKAEVAF; this is encoded by the coding sequence ATGGACGCCCAGAGCAAGGAGGTCGACGCCCTTGTCCAGAAGATCACCGGCCTCCACGCCGCCATCGCCAAGCTGCCCTCGCTCAGCCCGTCCCCGGACGTCGACGCGCTCTTCACCGACCTGGTCACCGCGTGCGTGCCCCCGAGCCCCGTGGACGTGACCAAGCTCGCCCCGGAGGCGCAGGCGATGCGGGAGGGCCTCATCCGCCTCTGCTCCGAGGCCGAGGGCAAGCTGGAGGCGCACTACTCCGACATGCTCGCCGCCTTCGACAACCCGCTCGACCACCTCGGCGTCTTCCCCTACTACAGCAACTACATCAACCTCAGCAAGCTCGAGTACGAGCTCCTCGCGCGCTACGTGCCCGGCGGCATCGCCCCGGCCCGCGTCGCCTTCATCGGCTCCGGCCCGCTGCCGTTCAGCTCCTACGTCCTCGCCGCGCGCCACCTGCCCGACACCGTGTTCGACAACTACGACCTGTGCGGCGCGGCCAACGACCGCGCGAGCAGGCTGTTCCGCGCGGACAAGGACGTCGGCGCCCGCATGTCGTTCCACACCGCCGACGTCGCGGACCTCACCGACGAGCTCGCTACGTACGACGTCGTCTTCCTGGCCGCGCTCGTTGGCATGGCCGCCGAGGACAAGGCCAAGGTGATCGCGCACCTTGGCGCGCACATGGCGGACGGGGCGGCCCTCGTCGTGCGCAGCGCGCACGGGGCGCGTGGGTTCCTCTACCCGATCGTCGATCCCCAGGACATTGGTCGAGGCGGGTTCGAGGTGCTCGCCGTGTGTCACCCCGACGACGACGTGGTGAACTCCGTCATCATCGCACAAAAGAGCAACGACGTGCACGAGTATGGACTTGGCAGCGGGCGTGGTGGACGGTACGCGCGAGGCACGGTGGTGCCGGTGGTCAGCCCACCCTGCAGGTTCGGCGAGATGGTGGCAGACGTGACCCAGAAGAGAGAGGAGTTTGCCAAGGCGGAAGTGGCCTTCTGA